Proteins from a genomic interval of Equus quagga isolate Etosha38 chromosome 13, UCLA_HA_Equagga_1.0, whole genome shotgun sequence:
- the CLIP3 gene encoding CAP-Gly domain-containing linker protein 3 yields the protein MRCQRPSLSNPIPRRRLGLVPFSLSPSLLPSLSPTLTPITPVSPVSALVSSPVGPRICLKAAPNSASAPRGPPRTMTKTDPAPMAPPPRGEEEEEEEEDEPVPEAPSPTQERRQKPVVHPSAPAPLPKDYAFTFFDPNDPACQEILFDPQTTIPELFAIVRQWVPQVQHKIDVIGNEILRRGCHVNDRDGLTDMTLLHYACKAGAHGVGDPAAAVRLSQQLLALGADVTLRSRWTNMNALHYAAYFDVPDLVRVLLKGARPRVVNSTCSDFNHGSALHIAASNLCLGAAKCLLEHGANPALRNRKGQVPAEVVPDPMDMSLDKAEAALVAKELRTLLEEAVPLSCALPKVTLPNYDNVPGNLMLSALGLRLGDRVLLDGQKTGTLRFCGTTEFASGQWVGVELDEPEGKNDGSVGGVRYFICPPKQGLFASVSKISKAVDAPPSSVTSTPRTPRMDFSRVTGKGRREHKAKKKPSSSPSLGSLQQREGAKAEVGDQVLVAGQKQGIVRFYGKTDFAPGYWYGIELDQPTGKHDGSVFGVRYFTCPPRHGVFAPASRIQRIGGSTDPPGDNVGAKKVHQVTMTQPKRTFTTVRTPKDIASENSISRLLFCCWFPWMLRAEMQS from the exons ATGCGCTGTCAGCGCCCCTCCCTCTCCAATCCCATCCCCCGTCGGCGTCTGGGCCTCGtccccttctctctgtctccctctcttctcccgtCACTTTCCCCGACACTGACACCCATTACTCCTGTCTCCCCAGTCTCAGCTTTGGTCTCCAGCCCCGTTGGCCCGAG GATTTGCCTGAAGGCCGCCCCCAACTCTGCGTCCGCCCCCCGAGGCCCACCGAGGACCATGACTAAGACAGATCCCGCTCCAATGGCCCCGCCGCCcaggggggaggaggaagaagaagaggaagaggatgagcCCGTCCCCgaggcccccagccccacccaagaGCGCCGGCAGAAGCCTGTTGTGCACCCCTCGGcacctgcccccctccccaaggACTACG CCTTCACCTTCTTCGACCCCAATGACCCGGCCTGCCAGGAGATTCTGTTTGACCCGCAGACCACCATCCCTGAGCTGTTCGCCATTGTGCGCCAGTGGGTGCCCCAAGTCCAGCACAAGATCGATGTCATCGGCAATGAG ATTCTGCGTCGAGGCTGCCATGTGAATGATCGGGACGGGCTGACCGACATGACGCTGCTCCATTATGCGTGCAAGGCTGGGGCCCACGGAGTCG GGGACCCGGCGGCGGCCGTGCGCCTCTCTCAGCAGCTGCTGGCCCTGGGCGCCGACGTGACCCTGCGCAGCCGCTGGACCAACATGAACGCGCTTCACTACGCCGCCTACTTCGACGTGCCCGACCTGGTGCGCGTGCTGCTGAAGGGCGCGCGACCCCGAG tGGTGAACTCCACATGCAGTGACTTCAACCACGGCTCAGCCCTGCACATCGCTGCCTCCAACCTTTGCCTGGGAGCCGCCAAATGTTTGCTGGAGCACGGCGCCAACCCGGCCCTGCGG AACCGAAAGGGACAGGTGCCGGCAGAGGTGGTTCCAGACCCCATGGACATGTCCCTGGACAAAGCAGAGGCAGCGCTGGTGGCCAAGGAGCTGCGAACGTTACTGGAGGAGGCTGTGCCACTCTCCTGTGCcctccccaaggtcacactgcccAACTATGACAACGTCCCAGGCAATCTCATGCTTAGCGCACTGGGCCTGCGCCTGGGAGACCGCGTGCTGCTGGATGGCCAGAAG ACGGGCACGCTGCGGTTCTGCGGGACCACGGAGTTCGCCAGTGGCCAGTGGGTGGGCGTGGAGCTGGATGAACCTGAGGGCAAGAATGATGGCAGTGTTGGGGGTGTCCGGTACTTCATCTGCCCTCCCAAGCAGG GTCTCTTTGCCTCTGTGTCCAAGATCTCCAAGGCAGTGGACGCACCCCCCTCGTCGGTCACCTCCACACCTCGGACTCCCCGGATGGACTTCTCCCGTGTCACTGGCAAAGGCCGCAGGGAACACAAAG ccaagAAGAAGCCCTCGTCATCCCCGTctctgggcagcctgcagcagcGCGAGGGGGCCAAGGCTGAGGTCGGAGACCAAGTCCTTGTCGCGGGCCAGAAGCAAGGCATTGTGCGCTTCTACGGGAAGACAGACTTCGCCCCAG GTTACTGGTATGGCATCGAGCTAGACCAGCCCACGGGCAAGCATGACGGCTCTGTCTTTGGCGTCCGGTACTTCACCTGCCCCCCAAGGCATGGAGTCTTTGCGCCAGCATCCCGAATTCAGAG GATTGGTGGATCCACTGACCCCCCTGGGGACAACGTCGGAGCCAAAAAAGTGCATCAAGTGACAA TGACGCAGCCCAAACGCACCTTCACGACAGTCCGGACCCCAAAGGACATCGCATCAGAGAACTCCATCTCCAG GCTGCTCTTCTGCTGCTGGTTTCCCTGGATGCTGAGGGCGGAGATGCAGTCTTAG
- the THAP8 gene encoding THAP domain-containing protein 8 isoform X3, with translation MPKYCRAPNCSNTAGRLGADNRPVSFYKFPLKDGPRLQAWLRHMGREHWVPSSHQHLCSEHFTPSCFQWRWGVRYLRPDAVPSIFSRAPPTKRQRSCRSTEKGGVPPPPQETTPLSPGPDVPAPGPVHLVVLGPASRGPEAAATMFLTPVALPPAPAGPRTGVAAQHPRAGLGAALGALQRRVRRLQRRHARHRAQLQALEQLAQQLRGERLVARARRGLARGADQQSRQQWVHIPRE, from the exons ATGCCCAAGTACTGCCGGGCTCCGAACTGCTCCAACACTGCGGGCCGACTGGGCGCGGACAACCGCCCCGTGAGCTTCTACAA GTTCCCACTGAAGGATGGCCCCCGGCTGCAGGCCTGGCTGCGGCACATGGGCCGTGAGCACTGGGTGCCCAGCAGCCACCAGCACTTGTGCAGCGAGCACTTCACGCCCTCGTGCTTCCAGTGGCGCTGGGGCGTGCGTTACCTGCGGCCGGATGCGGTGCCCTCCATCTTCTCCCGGGCGCCGCCCACCAAG AGGCAGCGGAGTTGCCGAAGCACCGAGAAGGGGGGCGTGCCTCCGCCTCCGCAGGAGACCACGCCCCTGTCCCCTGGTCCAGATGTCCCGGCCCCTGGCCCTGTACACCTCGTGGTGCTAGGACCGGCATCTAGAGGCCCCGAGGCAGCAGCCACCATGTTCCTGACCCCTGTGGCCCTTCCCCCGGCCCCCGCAGGGCCGCGCACCGGAGTGGCCGCCCAGCACCCCCGGGCCGGGCTGGGGGCGGCGCTGGGCGCGCTGCAGCGGCGGGTGCGGAGGTTGCAGCGGCGGCACGCGCGGCACCGGGCGCAGCTGCAGGCCCTGGAGCAGCTGGCGCAGCAGCTGCGCGGGGAGAGGCTGGTGGCGCGCGCGCGCCGGGGTCTGGCGCGCGGG GCAGATCAGCAGAGCCGGCAGCAATGGGTTCATATTCCCAGAGAGTAG
- the THAP8 gene encoding THAP domain-containing protein 8 isoform X2, with the protein MPKYCRAPNCSNTAGRLGADNRPVSFYKFPLKDGPRLQAWLRHMGREHWVPSSHQHLCSEHFTPSCFQWRWGVRYLRPDAVPSIFSRAPPTKRQRSCRSTEKGGVPPPPQETTPLSPGPDVPAPGPVHLVVLGPASRGPEAAATMFLTPVALPPAPAGPRTGVAAQHPRAGLGAALGALQRRVRRLQRRHARHRAQLQALEQLAQQLRGERLVARARRGLARGVWCQAGDTAVDTAGKILPSCSHSA; encoded by the exons ATGCCCAAGTACTGCCGGGCTCCGAACTGCTCCAACACTGCGGGCCGACTGGGCGCGGACAACCGCCCCGTGAGCTTCTACAA GTTCCCACTGAAGGATGGCCCCCGGCTGCAGGCCTGGCTGCGGCACATGGGCCGTGAGCACTGGGTGCCCAGCAGCCACCAGCACTTGTGCAGCGAGCACTTCACGCCCTCGTGCTTCCAGTGGCGCTGGGGCGTGCGTTACCTGCGGCCGGATGCGGTGCCCTCCATCTTCTCCCGGGCGCCGCCCACCAAG AGGCAGCGGAGTTGCCGAAGCACCGAGAAGGGGGGCGTGCCTCCGCCTCCGCAGGAGACCACGCCCCTGTCCCCTGGTCCAGATGTCCCGGCCCCTGGCCCTGTACACCTCGTGGTGCTAGGACCGGCATCTAGAGGCCCCGAGGCAGCAGCCACCATGTTCCTGACCCCTGTGGCCCTTCCCCCGGCCCCCGCAGGGCCGCGCACCGGAGTGGCCGCCCAGCACCCCCGGGCCGGGCTGGGGGCGGCGCTGGGCGCGCTGCAGCGGCGGGTGCGGAGGTTGCAGCGGCGGCACGCGCGGCACCGGGCGCAGCTGCAGGCCCTGGAGCAGCTGGCGCAGCAGCTGCGCGGGGAGAGGCTGGTGGCGCGCGCGCGCCGGGGTCTGGCGCGCGGG GTCTGGTGCCAAGCTGGGGACACAGCGGTGGACACAGCTGGCAAAATCTTGCCCTCGTGCTCGCATTCTGCCTGA
- the THAP8 gene encoding THAP domain-containing protein 8 isoform X1: protein MPKYCRAPNCSNTAGRLGADNRPVSFYKFPLKDGPRLQAWLRHMGREHWVPSSHQHLCSEHFTPSCFQWRWGVRYLRPDAVPSIFSRAPPTKRQRSCRSTEKGGVPPPPQETTPLSPGPDVPAPGPVHLVVLGPASRGPEAAATMFLTPVALPPAPAGPRTGVAAQHPRAGLGAALGALQRRVRRLQRRHARHRAQLQALEQLAQQLRGERLVARARRGLARGLPGPEESQAFTVICGGSDIAVVLAQGPAPPTVDAMPELRDTQTPSA from the exons ATGCCCAAGTACTGCCGGGCTCCGAACTGCTCCAACACTGCGGGCCGACTGGGCGCGGACAACCGCCCCGTGAGCTTCTACAA GTTCCCACTGAAGGATGGCCCCCGGCTGCAGGCCTGGCTGCGGCACATGGGCCGTGAGCACTGGGTGCCCAGCAGCCACCAGCACTTGTGCAGCGAGCACTTCACGCCCTCGTGCTTCCAGTGGCGCTGGGGCGTGCGTTACCTGCGGCCGGATGCGGTGCCCTCCATCTTCTCCCGGGCGCCGCCCACCAAG AGGCAGCGGAGTTGCCGAAGCACCGAGAAGGGGGGCGTGCCTCCGCCTCCGCAGGAGACCACGCCCCTGTCCCCTGGTCCAGATGTCCCGGCCCCTGGCCCTGTACACCTCGTGGTGCTAGGACCGGCATCTAGAGGCCCCGAGGCAGCAGCCACCATGTTCCTGACCCCTGTGGCCCTTCCCCCGGCCCCCGCAGGGCCGCGCACCGGAGTGGCCGCCCAGCACCCCCGGGCCGGGCTGGGGGCGGCGCTGGGCGCGCTGCAGCGGCGGGTGCGGAGGTTGCAGCGGCGGCACGCGCGGCACCGGGCGCAGCTGCAGGCCCTGGAGCAGCTGGCGCAGCAGCTGCGCGGGGAGAGGCTGGTGGCGCGCGCGCGCCGGGGTCTGGCGCGCGGG CTCCCTGGACCGGAGGAATCCCAAGCCTTCACCGTCATCTGCGGAGGGTCTGACATAGCTGTGGTCCTCGCCCAAGGCCCTGCACCTCCCACAGTGGACGCCATGCCTGAGCTTCGGGACACTCAGACCCCTAGTGCATAA
- the ALKBH6 gene encoding alpha-ketoglutarate-dependent dioxygenase alkB homolog 6 isoform X1, producing MGVLNLDVGGDTGGRTGCMELVSMEDQDARVPALEPFRVEQAPPVIYYVPDFISKDEEEYLLRQVFNAPKPKWTQLSGRKLQNWGGLPHPRGMVPERLPLWLQRYVDKVSDLSLFGGLPANHVLVNQYLPGEGIMPHEDGPLYYPTVSTISLGSHTMLDLYEPRQPKDDDPTEQPRPPPRPATSLLLEPRSLLVLRGTAYTRLLHGIAAACVDALDAASLPPNAAACPSARPGARLVRGTRVSLTIRRVPRVLRTGLLLSK from the exons ATGGGGGTGTTGAATTTGGATGTTGGAGGGGACACTGGTGGACG gacTGGGTGCATGGAGTTGGTGTCGATGGAGGATCAGGACGCCAGGGTCCCAGCCCTGGAACCATTCAGGGTGGAGCAG GCACCACCTGTAATCTACTATGTCCCTGACTTCATCTCCAAGGACGAGGAGGAGTATTTGCTTCGACAG GTCTTCAATGCCCCAAAGCCTAAGTGGACCCAGCTCTCCGGGAGGAAGTTACAGAACTGGG GTGGGCTCCCCCATCCCCGGGGGATGGTTCCTGAGCGGCTGCCCCTGTGGCTCCAGCGCTACGTGGACAAAGTGTCTGATCTCAGCCTTTTTGGGGGTCTCCCAGCCAACCACGTCCTTGTGAACCAGTATCTGCCTGGGGAGGGCATCATG ccccacgAGGACGGGCCACTGTACTACCCGACTGTCAGCACCATCAGCCTGGGCTCCCACACCATGCTGGATCTCTACGAGCCGCGGCAGCCAAAGGATGATGACCCTACAGAGCAG ccccggcccccaccccGGCCGGCCACCTCGCTGCTGCTCGAACCGCGCAGCCTCCTGGTGCTCCGTGGCACCGCCTACACGCGCCTCCTCCACGGCATCGCAGCCGCCTGCGTAGACGCACTCGAcgctgcctccctgcctcccaacGCGGCCGCCTGCCCGTCTGCGCGGCCCGGAGCCCGCCTGGTCCGCGGCACCCGCGTCTCGCTGACCATCCGCCGCGTGCCCCGCGTGCTGCGCACCGGCCTCCTGCTCAGCAAGTGA
- the ALKBH6 gene encoding alpha-ketoglutarate-dependent dioxygenase alkB homolog 6 isoform X2, which yields MPRTQILETKTGCMELVSMEDQDARVPALEPFRVEQAPPVIYYVPDFISKDEEEYLLRQVFNAPKPKWTQLSGRKLQNWGGLPHPRGMVPERLPLWLQRYVDKVSDLSLFGGLPANHVLVNQYLPGEGIMPHEDGPLYYPTVSTISLGSHTMLDLYEPRQPKDDDPTEQPRPPPRPATSLLLEPRSLLVLRGTAYTRLLHGIAAACVDALDAASLPPNAAACPSARPGARLVRGTRVSLTIRRVPRVLRTGLLLSK from the exons ATGCCAAGGACTCAGATTTTAGAAACGAA gacTGGGTGCATGGAGTTGGTGTCGATGGAGGATCAGGACGCCAGGGTCCCAGCCCTGGAACCATTCAGGGTGGAGCAG GCACCACCTGTAATCTACTATGTCCCTGACTTCATCTCCAAGGACGAGGAGGAGTATTTGCTTCGACAG GTCTTCAATGCCCCAAAGCCTAAGTGGACCCAGCTCTCCGGGAGGAAGTTACAGAACTGGG GTGGGCTCCCCCATCCCCGGGGGATGGTTCCTGAGCGGCTGCCCCTGTGGCTCCAGCGCTACGTGGACAAAGTGTCTGATCTCAGCCTTTTTGGGGGTCTCCCAGCCAACCACGTCCTTGTGAACCAGTATCTGCCTGGGGAGGGCATCATG ccccacgAGGACGGGCCACTGTACTACCCGACTGTCAGCACCATCAGCCTGGGCTCCCACACCATGCTGGATCTCTACGAGCCGCGGCAGCCAAAGGATGATGACCCTACAGAGCAG ccccggcccccaccccGGCCGGCCACCTCGCTGCTGCTCGAACCGCGCAGCCTCCTGGTGCTCCGTGGCACCGCCTACACGCGCCTCCTCCACGGCATCGCAGCCGCCTGCGTAGACGCACTCGAcgctgcctccctgcctcccaacGCGGCCGCCTGCCCGTCTGCGCGGCCCGGAGCCCGCCTGGTCCGCGGCACCCGCGTCTCGCTGACCATCCGCCGCGTGCCCCGCGTGCTGCGCACCGGCCTCCTGCTCAGCAAGTGA
- the ALKBH6 gene encoding alpha-ketoglutarate-dependent dioxygenase alkB homolog 6 isoform X3, whose translation MELVSMEDQDARVPALEPFRVEQAPPVIYYVPDFISKDEEEYLLRQVFNAPKPKWTQLSGRKLQNWGGLPHPRGMVPERLPLWLQRYVDKVSDLSLFGGLPANHVLVNQYLPGEGIMPHEDGPLYYPTVSTISLGSHTMLDLYEPRQPKDDDPTEQPRPPPRPATSLLLEPRSLLVLRGTAYTRLLHGIAAACVDALDAASLPPNAAACPSARPGARLVRGTRVSLTIRRVPRVLRTGLLLSK comes from the exons ATGGAGTTGGTGTCGATGGAGGATCAGGACGCCAGGGTCCCAGCCCTGGAACCATTCAGGGTGGAGCAG GCACCACCTGTAATCTACTATGTCCCTGACTTCATCTCCAAGGACGAGGAGGAGTATTTGCTTCGACAG GTCTTCAATGCCCCAAAGCCTAAGTGGACCCAGCTCTCCGGGAGGAAGTTACAGAACTGGG GTGGGCTCCCCCATCCCCGGGGGATGGTTCCTGAGCGGCTGCCCCTGTGGCTCCAGCGCTACGTGGACAAAGTGTCTGATCTCAGCCTTTTTGGGGGTCTCCCAGCCAACCACGTCCTTGTGAACCAGTATCTGCCTGGGGAGGGCATCATG ccccacgAGGACGGGCCACTGTACTACCCGACTGTCAGCACCATCAGCCTGGGCTCCCACACCATGCTGGATCTCTACGAGCCGCGGCAGCCAAAGGATGATGACCCTACAGAGCAG ccccggcccccaccccGGCCGGCCACCTCGCTGCTGCTCGAACCGCGCAGCCTCCTGGTGCTCCGTGGCACCGCCTACACGCGCCTCCTCCACGGCATCGCAGCCGCCTGCGTAGACGCACTCGAcgctgcctccctgcctcccaacGCGGCCGCCTGCCCGTCTGCGCGGCCCGGAGCCCGCCTGGTCCGCGGCACCCGCGTCTCGCTGACCATCCGCCGCGTGCCCCGCGTGCTGCGCACCGGCCTCCTGCTCAGCAAGTGA